In Paroedura picta isolate Pp20150507F chromosome 1, Ppicta_v3.0, whole genome shotgun sequence, the following are encoded in one genomic region:
- the LOC143828976 gene encoding hemojuvelin-like, which yields MGGAAGSMRPPPHTADAGGFLFRTLFLLLLCRHVASHCRILRCNSQYVASTFNLRGPNQSVAYCNALRSYSRCTRRMARTCRGDLAYHSAVHGIEDLMVQNGCSREGPSSPPRPPQVPAPNPQAFGSLDVCDYEKRFAAKHGRPPRYQHCAAFGDPHVRTFHDEFHTCRVEGSWPLLDNDYLFAQATSYPVAEGSNATAASKLTIIFKGMKECIDQKVYQAEIGHLPAAFADGSVNGGERPGGGSLSIRERLPGQHVEIRAAYIGTTIAVRQVGKQLSFSIRAAEEVARSFTEEQDLQLCVGGCPPSQRLSRSEGCCQGGTIPAEKAHLLCKERLPVEDLYFQSCVFDVVASGDANFTWAAHGALEDARAFHPDAKKLHLFQSGAGCAGRAGRSSSLFLCTTLVVAVLPSHV from the exons ATGGGGGGAGCTGCCGGCTCCATGAGGCCTCCTCCCCACACGGCAGACGCTGGTGGATTCCTCTTCAggaccctcttccttctcctcctgtgTAGACACG TGGCCTCCCACTGCCGGATCCTGCGCTGTAATTCCCAGTACGTGGCCTCCACCTTCAACTTGCGTGGCCCCAACCAGAGCGTGGCCTACTGCAATGCCTTGCGTTCGTATTCGCGCTGCACTCGTCGCATGGCGCGCACTTGCCGCGGGGACCTGGCCTACCATTCTGCCGTCCACGGCATCGAGGACCTCATGGTCCAGAACGGCTGCTCCAGGGAAGGGCCCTCCTCGCCCCCGCGGCCCCCCCAGGTGCCAGCCCCCAACCCCCAAGCCTTCGGGTCCCTGGACGTCTGCGATTACGAGAAGCGGTTTGCCGCGAAGCACGGCCGGCCCCCCCGGTACCAGCACTGCGCCGCCTTCGGGGACCCCCACGTGCGCACCTTCCATGACGAATTCCACACCTGCCGAGTGGAGGGCTCCTGGCCCCTCCTGGACAACGACTACCTGTTTGCCCAGGCGACCAGCTACCCCGTGGCCGAAGGGTCCAATGCCACGGCCGCCAGCAAG CTGACCATCATCTTCAAGGGCATGAAGGAGTGCATTGACCAGAAGGTCTACCAGGCCGAAATAGGCCACTTGCCGGCCGCTTTTGCGGATGGCTCCGTGAACGGCGGAGAGAGGCCCGGAGGGGGCAGCCTGAGCATCCGGGAGCGCCTCCCCGGGCAGCACGTGGAGATCCGGGCAGCCTACATCGGCACCACCATCGCCGTGCGCCAGGTGGGCAAGCAGCTCTCCTTCTCCATCCGGGCCGCCGAGGAGGTGGCCCGCTCCTTCACGGAGGAGCAGGACCTGCAGCTGTGCGTGGGGGGCTGCCCGCCCAGCCAGCGCCTCTCCCGGAGCGAGGGCTGCTGCCAGGGCGGCACCATCCCTGCGGAGAAGGCCCACCTGCTGTGCAAGGagaggctgcctgtggaggacctCTACTTCCAGTCGTGCGTCTTTGACGTGGTGGCCTCCGGCGACGCCAATTTCACTTGGGCCGCGCACGGAGCCTTGGAGGACGCCAGGGCCTTCCACCCCGACGCCAAGAAGCTCCACCTCTTCCAAAGCGGCGCTGGGTGCGCTGGGCGCGCTGGGCGCAGCTCATCCCTCTTTCTCTGCACCACGTTGGTTGTGGCCGTTCTTCCCTCCCACGTTTAA